A genomic window from Lotus japonicus ecotype B-129 chromosome 1, LjGifu_v1.2 includes:
- the LOC130739544 gene encoding uncharacterized protein LOC130739544 — translation METRRRRCDEDQEQRRGSPLRRVRGRPQRDQVRREETDRLTPPPPPPPPPPSPAPPLPSPPTSPEQQRTPAHSPGASGEETPAPQAQISGQDWRRLIRSVDDIWQQNDYLKEQLEYYRSEQQDEGEREAEAVAEFEPFSTAVREVAIPDNMKNIVLETNSGKADPKEHLLYFNTKMVISAASDAVKCRMFPATFKGITMAWFTTLPRGSITNFRDFSSKFLVQFSASKTKQVTIEDLCNIRQSEGETLKQYVKRFSAASVKIEESKPHACARAFKNRLQPGKLNSKLSRKPARSMAEIRTRANTYILDEEDDAFKRRRAKKEKDGERGNASPEEKQNKERGEGSKRRDRKVRTGEKAAKEPLYPKRENFERRRPWHQADPRRGEESGKSLNAHLIELLREVKATHAVEEGEKEADPPRVALDKTKWCEYHRSAGHDTGDCFTLKNEIERLIRAGRSQMNDRGDRWNGERQQGNRGGDTASARRRHVRAVTSVQQYETPFGFQHPDIVISSADFEGIKAHKDNPVVVMIRINSFNVRRVLLDQGSSADIIYGDAFDQLGLTDKDLMPYTRTLVVASYNVIIGRNTLNRLCAVISTAHLAVKYPLMSGRVEKIVVDQRRARECYNNCLSLYGKKGAGEGHRCHEVEVIQGNQGRQGGTKQGVDRKIARSGSNKGQVRIDGRTSKDGQFTDAHVEERWASVIADLEAYKFSRGVGDRA, via the exons atggagacacgtcgtcgacgatgcgacgaagatcaggagcagCGGCGCGGTTCGCCTCTACGTCGCGTGAGAGGCAGGCCGCAACGCGACCAAGTTCGCCGTGAAGAAACCGATCGGTtaactcctccaccaccaccacctccacctcctccttctccagcGCCTCCATTACCTTCTCCACCAACTTCACCAGAGCAGCAGAGAACACCAGCGCACTCACCCGGAGCTTCGGGAGAGGAGACTCCGGCACCTCAGGCACAGATCTCTGGTCAAGACTGGAGGCGCTTGATCCGTAGTGTTGATGATATATGGCAGCAAAACGATTACTTAAAAGAACAGCTAGAATATTATCGTTCTGAGCAGCAGGATGAAGGCGAGCGCGAAGCGGAAGCCGTGGCTGAATTCGAACCGTTCTCAACGGCAGTAAGGGAGGTTGCTATACCAgataacatgaagaatattGTCCTTGAGACAAACAGCGGGAAAGCTGATCCCAAAGAGCACCTACTATATTTCAATACAAAAATGGTGATCAGTGCCGCTTCCGACgctgtgaagtgcaggatgtttccagctACGTTCAAAGGCATAACCATGGCGTGGTTTACCACGCTACCTCGAGGATCCATCACTAATTTCCGTGACTTTTCATCAAAATTCCTTGTCCAGTTTTCCGCCAGTAAAACCAAGCAAGTGACAATTGAGGATCTCTGCAACATTCGTCAATCTGAGGGCGAGACTCTAAAGCAGTACGTAAAACGATTCAGCGCGGCATCAGTAAAAATTGAGGAGTCAAAGCCGCACGCCTGTGCACGTGCCTTCAAGAACAGGTTGCAGCCGGGGAAGCTGAATAGCAAGTTGAGCCGCAAGCCGGCTCGGTCCATGGCAGAGATCCGGACGCGAGCAAACACCTATATTCTGGACGAAgaggatgatgctttcaagCGAAGGCGCGCGAAAAAGGAGAAAGACGGCGAACGGGGGAACGCTTCGCCTGAAGAGAAACAGAATAAGGAGAGGGGAGAGGGCAGCAAAAGGCGAGACAGGAAGGTGAGGACAGGAGAGAAGGCTGCGAAGGAGCCATTGTACCCCAAGAGAGAAAATTTTGAGCGCCGCAGACCGTGGCATCAAGCTGACCCTCGCCGGGGAGAGGAGTCAGGGAAGAGTCTAAATGCACATTTGATAGAGTTGCTTCGAGAGGTCAAGGCAACCCACGCGGTTGAGGAAGGCGAGAAAGAGGCCGACCCGCCCCGAGTGGCGTTGGATAAaacgaagtggtgcgagtatcaccgCTCGGCGGGCCACGACACGGGAGATTGCTTTACCCTGAAGAACGAGATTGAGAGGCTCATTCGAGCGGGACGATCGCAGATGAACGACCGTGGCGATCGGTGGAATGGAGAACGACAGCAAGGGAACCG GGGCGGAGACACAGCGTCGGCAAGGCGAAGGCACGTGAGAGCGGTGACATCAGTGCAACAGTATGAAACCCCATTCGGTTTCCAGCATCCAGATATTGTGATATCGTCGGCAGATTTCGAAGGGATCAAGGCACACAAAGACAATCCTGTGGTTGTAATGATAAGGATTAACAGTTTTAATGTGCGGCGGGTTCTTTTGGACCAAGGAAGCTCCGCTGACATCATCTACGGCGATGCTTTTGATCAATTAGGATTGACGGACAAAGATTTGATGCCCTATACAAGAACGTTG GTTGTGGCATCttacaacgtcatcattggaaGGAACACACTCAATCGCCTCTGTGCAGTAATTTCGACGGCACACCTGGCGGTGAAATATCCGTTGATGAGTGGAAGAGTGGAAAAGATTGTAGTTGATCAAAGGAGGGCGAGAGAATGTTACAACAACTGTCTCAGCCTGTATGGAAAGAAAGGAGCTGGCGAGGGACACAGGTGTCATGAGGTTGAGGTCATCCAAGGTAATCAAGGCAGGCAAGGGGGAACGAAGCAGGGGGTTGACAGGAAGATAGCAAGATCAGGGAGCAACAAAGGACAGGTCAGGATAGATGGCAGGACGAGCAAGGATGGACAGTTCACGGACGCGCATGTAGAGGAGCGTTGGGCAAGTGTGATCGCAGATTTAGAAGCGTATAAATTCAGCAGGGGTGTTGGCGATCGAGCCTAG